Within Pseudomonadota bacterium, the genomic segment CCACCACCATGGATGCTCGCGCCGACGTCTATTCTCTCGGTGCGATCCTCTACGAAATGCTGGCGCTTCAACCGCTGCACAGTCGAGCCTCCGTGTCCGCGGTGATGATCTCCACCATCACCGGAAGCGCCGACGCCCGCCCCTCCTCAGGAGCGCCCCAGCGGGAGATCCCCGCAGAGCTGGACGCCTTGTGCGTCAAGGCGACGCATCTCGACCCCGCTCGACGTCTGTCGAGCGCGCGCGAGCTGCATAACGCCATCGAGCGCTACCTCGACGGGGAGCGCGACGGCGAGTGGCGCCGCGACATCGCGAACGCTCACACGGAGGCGGCGGAGGTGGCGGCGAAGTACGCGTTGTCGCAGGGAGTCAACGCACTGACCGAGCGCGTTCGCGCGCTCAAGGAGGTCGGACGCGCGCTCGCGATCGAGCCCAACAACCGTGCAGCCCGCGGCATACTGGAACGCCTGCTCGAGCACCCCCCGGAGCAGCTTCCGAGCCCGGATGCGCCTCCTGGCGGCAAGGGAAGCCGCGGGATGCAGGAGCTGGTCGGCCAGACGCGGCGCTACTACGGCGCGTGTCTCGCGCTCGCCGCCGCCGCCGTGCTCGGGTTGGGGGTGCAGAGCTGGCCGGGTTATGCGGCGCTGGTTGCGTTGACGCTGATCGCGGTTTTCACGCCGTTGGCCACCCGTCGAGGCATGCTGGCGGAACACCACGGCACGCTCGCGAGCGCCGCGACCAGCAGCGTGGCGCTGGCCTGGCTGAGCGCCATGTTCGGACCGTTGTTTTTGCTTCCGGGGATCGCGACCCTGAGCACCATGGCGCACACGCTGGGTGCGGGCACGGGCAAACGCACGCGCTTGCTCGTCGTGGCGGCCGGCGTCCTGAGCTTGCTGGTTCCCCTGGGCCTGCAGTTGTCGCAAGCCCTTCCAGCTGCCTACGCGTTTCGCGACGGCGCCCTGGTCATTCTGCCACGCTTGCACGCGTTTCCGCCCGAGCTAACCGTGGCCTTCCTTGCCCTGTGGACCGTGCTGCAGCTCGTGGCAGCCTCGCTGCTGTTCGGACGCGTGCACGACGCCCTGGTACGATCGGGCGACCTGCTGCACAAGTACACCTGGCAGCTCAAGCAGTTGCTGCCGGATTAGCCCGCATCGATCACCAACTTCGAATCCGATCGGTCAAGGCGTCTGCGATAGCGGCCGATCCGCAGTTGATGGACCGGAGGCATAGTTGACACTATCGGAGTTCTCGTCGCCTGCGCTACTGCGATCCCGGAGGATGCTCTGGAAACGAGGACGCGGCTGCTTGCGCGGGCGGATCGGCCGATCGGGCCGGAGGCTGGTGACCGATGCGCGTTAGTACCTCGCCACAGGAGGTCCTAATGCACGGCCGAGCGCAGCCAGCGCACAGCCTGCCGGCGATCGCCGAACAAGACGCAGGCGACCTCCATGGGCCTGCCAGGAAACGGCAGATCGACGTAAGCGGGATCGCTCGTGGGCACGACCAGGGCTATTCGAGCGAGGCCCGCCAGGGCCGCGCGAGGCTGCCACACGTCCCGCACCCAGGAAAACACACGGGTGTCGAGAACGCCACAGCCGCGCATGTCCACCAGCCAGCTGTGCCCGGACTTGCTGACCATCAGTTGCAGCCCGTCGTTCAGTGTCTGCCGGATCTGGTCCGCAAACACAGCGCCGTGAAAACGCGTCTCGACACAGCGCACATCCTGATCCCAAAACAGAACCGACATCGATCGATCTTGGTGTCGCATCAAAAACTCCGTAGAAGCTGCCGGACCAACTCGCGTCCGGCCGTGCCGTCGCCTGTATCGAACCAACGGTGGCCAGCCCTGGCGGTGGCTGCCCGGGTTGAGTCAAATAGGCCCGCCCCCCGGGTCGCCCTTCGCAGCCCAACTGGGTCATCTCACCCCAACCCACATTGGTCACCAAAACTCGCTTCTGGTTTGGGGCTACACTCCGGGAAGGCTGACTCTGACTCGGACCAGACGCATGCGGGTCGATATCCTAGATGACTTGAGCACGGTGGAGCCCGAGGCCTGGAACGCGCTCGTAGGGCAAGACGATCCTTTCGTGGAGCACGCGTTCCTGAGGTCGCTCGAGGTTACCGACTGCGTGGGGGGCGATAGCGGCTGGCAGCCGTGTCACGTGACGCTCTGGCTGGGCCAGCGCCTCGTGGGGGCCATGCCCCTGTACCTGAAGTCGCATTCCTACGGTGAGTACATCTTCGATTGGACCTGGGCGGAGGCGGCGCTGCAGGCCGGCATCCCGTACTATCCCAAGCTCGTGGCCATGGTGCCTTTCACACCGGCCACCGGGCGACGGCTCCTTTTTTCCGCCGATCAGGATCCGGACGAGGTGAGGCTGGCCCTGCTTCGTGCGGCACGCGAGCTCGCGCAACAGCTGGATGTGTCGTCCCTTCACCTCATGTTCCTCAGCGAGCAGGAGCAAGCGCTTGTCAAGCGGCACGGGGAGCTCATGCCGCGCACCTCGTGCCAGTTTCAGTGGCTAAACCGCGGCTACCGCACGTTCGATCAATTCCTCGCGAGCTTGCGGGCCCAAGCGCGCAAACAGCTGCGACGCGAACGCCGGCGCGTGCACGAGGCCGGTCTTGACGTGCAGGTTGTGCCGGGGCCCGAGCTTGACCAAGCTCAGTGGGGCGCCCTTTTCGAGTTCTATCGCTCCACGTGCCGTCGCAAGGGCTCGTACCCCTACCTCAACCAGCGCTTCTTTCAGGAGATTCGCAAGACCCATGCTAAGCGCGTGCTCGCGGTTTTCGCCTCGCGCGAGCGGCAGGTAGTAGCCGCCACGCTGAACTTCGAAAAAGGCAGGCGCATCTACGGACGCTATTGGGGCTGTCGTGCGCACTACGACGGCCTGCACTTCGAGCTGTGCTACTACCGTTTGATCGAGCGCGCGATCGAGCTCGGCATGGACGCCTTCGAGGCCGGAGCGCAAGGCACCCACAAGCTGCGGCGCGGACTGATGCCTGCGCCCGTCCATAGCGCCCACTGGATCCGAAACCCCAAGCTGGCAGGCGCCGTCAGGGACTACCTGCCCTGCGAGACGCGAGCGGTGCAGGGAGAGATGCGGGTCCTGGCCGCGCACGGTCCGTTTCGACGCGAGGGTTAGTGTTGGTTGCCCCGCATCCTCAGGAACCAAGGCAGGCGCGTGCGCCCAGGACGGAGTCGCGACCGGCTGCGAGCCCGTCGAAGCAGCGGCCCGCGTAGCGCGCCAGCATCAGCAGCGCGAGCGATAGGCCCACGCTGAGCAACGACAGCCAGCGCACGCTGGAGAACTCCGTGACGTGGATGGTCAGCCCGAGACTCACAACGACGGCGATCGCCTTGGCAACACGTTGTCCAAAGATGTCGATGAAGGCCTTGGCTTTGTATTTCTCGTCCCGTGTCGTTGCAACGTACAGGGATTCCTTGGCACTCTGGTGGATCGAGTAGCTGAACGCGTTGTCGGCCGTGTTCAAGAGGCTGCCAACCCACAACACGGGCATGGCCGCGAATGCGCTCGAGCCTGTCAGCGTGGAAAAACACAGCACCGAAAGCGCCACGGCAACGCCGTAGCGTCTCAACACGTAACCTGTCAGAAACAGCTGCACGAAAGCCGACAGGCTGTTGGTAAGCGTATATACGGTCGCCAGCTGCTTGTGGATCTCGGCCTGGCCGCTCAGGTAGTGCGAGAGCGTCGAGGTGAACTGGAAGTCCATGATGGTCGAGACCATTTCGTACAAGGCCACGATGCCCACGATGGCACGCAGGTAGGGCGAGCGCGCGACCATGAAGCCGCCCTCGAGCAGCGAGGAACCCGCAGGCGTCTCGGTGGCCGCACGCGCCTCGATGGCATCCACCGGCTCACCCGCGGCGCCACGAACGCGCGAACCGGCGTCTGCGTCCTCGCTGCAGGAGCGAACGGGTTCGGCCACGGCGGTGCTGCGTGCGATCGCGGCAATGGCGGCCGTGGTCGCGCAGCACACCCATAACCAGTGCGAGAGCGAGAGCGCGTCTATCCACATCCGCAGCACCACGCTTCCGAAAATCCCGCCCAAGACGCCACCCAGGCCGACAAAGCCGTAGGTGCGCTTGGCCATGCCGGGTGTCATCAGGTCGCTCAAGAAGACGAAGAAGGTGGCCACCATGAGCGTGCCGTAGAGATCCCCGAGCAGATAGAACGACCAGATCAGCGCGGGCGACGGCCGCACCAACGCGTTCGCGTAGCTGGCGAAGCACAGTACGAAGAAGCTCGCGAAGATCAGCGTGAGTCGATCGCGACCGCAGCGCCGAGACAGGGCCGCGAAGCTCAGTGTGGCCAACAGCGCCACGCCGACGTTGCCGACCTTGCACACGAGCTCAGCCTGGGCCACGCCCAACGAGTAGCCCAACAACTCGAGCGAGCGCTCATCGTAGTAGGCAACGAACAGCCCCTTCTTGAGCGGCTTCAGGATCCAGAAACTGGCGATCACCAAGAAGAAATACGCGAACATCCTCGAGCACACCCCGAGGTCCTGCGAGCGCAGCCCAACGAGAGCCCGAACAGCCGCTGGCATCGAAGTCGTCGGTCTCCAACGCACTGTCCTATCGTAGCGCCAGCGTGTCGGTTGATGTAGTTTTTGGCCTTTCGACCGATCAGTCGGCTGGATAGCCGACCATGCACTGCTTGGCAGGGTCCCAAAGCTTGAGCGAGAAGCAGGCGCGAATGTCCTTGAGGCGCAGCCTGGTCATGCGGGGTGTCTGCAGCTCCGGGATGGCGGCCATGGCCTCGGGCAAACGGTAGAACGGAATCCGCGGATTGAGATGGTGCACATGGTGATAGCCGATGTTGCCCGTGAACCAGTTCATGATCGGCCCAAGCTTCATGTAGCTCGATGACTCGAGTGCGGCCCTGGTGTAGCTCCAGTGCTCGCGAGGCTGGATGTGGATTCCAGGGAAGTTGTGCTGGGCGTAAAACAGGTAGGCGCCCAGCGCGCTGGCCACGAATTGCGGCAAGAACATGGCAAAAAAGAAGACGTCGATGCCTGCGAACGCGATCACCGCGAAAAGCAAGCTCACGTGAACGAGCAACGCAAGTGCGGAGCTCCAGTTGCGGCGAGGATTCCGAATCAGCGAAGACAGGCACATCCCATAGATGAAGATGCTCGCGTAACCGAACAGCATGGTCAGAGGATGGCGCTGCAGGCGATAGAGCAGACGCTCGCGCTTGCTCATGCGACGCCATAGATCCGGCGTGACCATGGCATAGGACCCGACGTGCGACCCGACGATCTTCGCGGTGTTGGCGTGATGGTAGTTGTGGGTCTCGCGCCAGACCCGAGGCGGATTGAGCGACACTGCGCCGTAGCCGTACATCACGGCCTTGGCTAGTGGCGAGCCTTTGAGAATCGCCCCGTGCAGGAAGTCGTGGTAGAGAATGAAGAGCCGTACGAACACCAGGCCCTCGACGACCCCCGCCGCAAAGCGCAGCGGCCAAAAGGGCGCCATCGCTGCAACGGCGAGCAGTCCAGCGAAGATCGCGAGGGTGCTCGCCAGATACCACCAGCTCAGCGCTCGGTTTTCCGAAGCAAACGCTGTGCTCGCACGAATGAGCTCCTTGCCGCTGCGTGTCTTGCCTGGCGCGGTCACCTTGGCCCTTTCGGCAGATGCGGAACTCATCGTAAGAACACGTCGTAACAACGAAGCGGGGCGGGGCACTGTGCACACGGCCAGGCCCCGGCTGTGCACACGGCCAGGCACACGGCCAGGCACACGGCCAGGCACGGAGCGTGGCCTCTCTCCTGGCGGGTGCGCCCGTTTTTAGCTCGTTCCGCCGTGGAAGTCCAATAGGCGAGCGGGCCGAACTACTCCTGCGAGGGGGTGGTCGGCGCCGTCTACGATCTGGCCGGCCAGTATTTCTCCTGCGGCCAAGCCGACGGCCATCCCGCGCCCTCCCAGCCCGGCCAGCCAGAACAGGCCCCCGACCCTGGGGTCAGGACCCAGGACCAGTTCGCGATCGCGCGCAAACGTGCGCAGACAAGCCCAGCTCGAGCGGACCGAGAGGCGGCCGAACCGGGGGGCCAGCAGCTGCAGGCGCTCGGCAAGCTGCTCGAGCGCGGCCGGCTTGACTGTGGGAACGCCGGCGCTGCTCGGAGCCTCGTCGCACGGACTGGCAAGCACGCCGCTCGACTCGGGCCTAAGATAGACCTCGCGCTCGAGGCGCCAGACCGTGGCCCGTGCTGCTGTGCCCGAGCTGGCGAGTTGGCCGCCGTCCGACAGCTGCACGAGATGCCGGCACAGGGGCGTGAGGGGGAGCGAGGCGCCGCAGGTGCCTGCGAGCACCGCGTTCCAAGCGCCGGCAGCAAGCACGACCTGACCGGTCGCGAGCGTCTGCCCGTCGTCGAGCAGCACACCAGCGATGCGACCGCAGTCGAGCACGATGCGTCGCGCTTTGCAGCCGGTGCGCAGCCTGCAGCCTCGGGCGGCGGCGACGCGAGCCAGTGCCGTGTTCAGCCCGTCGATGTCCAACACACCCCCACCCGGCACCCAGGCGGCGTGATGGGCCTGCCCTCCCTGCAAAAAGGGCGCAGCTTCGAACAGGGACGAGCCCGACAGCAGCTCGACTCCTACTCCCACGCGAGCCCCGTGCCGCGCCAGATCGAGGATCTTGGACTCCTCGGAGCTCACCAAAAGCAGCCCGCTCCTGCGCAGCAGCCCTCGCTTCGCGTCGTGCTCCAGAGCGGCAAGCAGCTCGAGGCTTCTAAGGCACAGCGCCGCGGTCGTGGCGTTCGGCTCCAAAGGACGGAAAATGGCCGCGTTGCGTCCTGAGCTGTGGCTTGCCAGGAGCCGCTCCTGTTCCAGCAAGCACACGCTGAGCCCCGCCCGGGCAGACAGCGCGCGCGCGACAGAGAGCCCGGCGATCCCGCCGCCAACCACCACAACATCG encodes:
- a CDS encoding FAD-binding oxidoreductase, with translation MKRSSADVVVVGGGIAGLSVARALSARAGLSVCLLEQERLLASHSSGRNAAIFRPLEPNATTAALCLRSLELLAALEHDAKRGLLRRSGLLLVSSEESKILDLARHGARVGVGVELLSGSSLFEAAPFLQGGQAHHAAWVPGGGVLDIDGLNTALARVAAARGCRLRTGCKARRIVLDCGRIAGVLLDDGQTLATGQVVLAAGAWNAVLAGTCGASLPLTPLCRHLVQLSDGGQLASSGTAARATVWRLEREVYLRPESSGVLASPCDEAPSSAGVPTVKPAALEQLAERLQLLAPRFGRLSVRSSWACLRTFARDRELVLGPDPRVGGLFWLAGLGGRGMAVGLAAGEILAGQIVDGADHPLAGVVRPARLLDFHGGTS
- a CDS encoding serine/threonine protein kinase is translated as MWKSRDMDDAVTDPKLDPAPAGAPASGSSPSVAARVATSKASGGLPEQSETSDDVTGARPRPAMGPQVAVPRYRIGALLGEGGMGKIHLCDDHQIGRKVAMKILRKRYREQPDAVARFVREARIQGQLEHPSIVPVYDLGQEADGSVSFTMKRIRGRTVEEIVNGYLDNDRTTIDKYPRRKLLRAFASACLAVEFAHARGVLHRDLKPANIMLGDHGEVYVLDWGLAKAQGVPEPVMARRDGVSVEPGTRTVDGAVMGTPGYMSPEQARGETTTMDARADVYSLGAILYEMLALQPLHSRASVSAVMISTITGSADARPSSGAPQREIPAELDALCVKATHLDPARRLSSARELHNAIERYLDGERDGEWRRDIANAHTEAAEVAAKYALSQGVNALTERVRALKEVGRALAIEPNNRAARGILERLLEHPPEQLPSPDAPPGGKGSRGMQELVGQTRRYYGACLALAAAAVLGLGVQSWPGYAALVALTLIAVFTPLATRRGMLAEHHGTLASAATSSVALAWLSAMFGPLFLLPGIATLSTMAHTLGAGTGKRTRLLVVAAGVLSLLVPLGLQLSQALPAAYAFRDGALVILPRLHAFPPELTVAFLALWTVLQLVAASLLFGRVHDALVRSGDLLHKYTWQLKQLLPD
- a CDS encoding GNAT family N-acetyltransferase, with translation MRVDILDDLSTVEPEAWNALVGQDDPFVEHAFLRSLEVTDCVGGDSGWQPCHVTLWLGQRLVGAMPLYLKSHSYGEYIFDWTWAEAALQAGIPYYPKLVAMVPFTPATGRRLLFSADQDPDEVRLALLRAARELAQQLDVSSLHLMFLSEQEQALVKRHGELMPRTSCQFQWLNRGYRTFDQFLASLRAQARKQLRRERRRVHEAGLDVQVVPGPELDQAQWGALFEFYRSTCRRKGSYPYLNQRFFQEIRKTHAKRVLAVFASRERQVVAATLNFEKGRRIYGRYWGCRAHYDGLHFELCYYRLIERAIELGMDAFEAGAQGTHKLRRGLMPAPVHSAHWIRNPKLAGAVRDYLPCETRAVQGEMRVLAAHGPFRREG
- a CDS encoding MFS transporter, with the translated sequence MPAAVRALVGLRSQDLGVCSRMFAYFFLVIASFWILKPLKKGLFVAYYDERSLELLGYSLGVAQAELVCKVGNVGVALLATLSFAALSRRCGRDRLTLIFASFFVLCFASYANALVRPSPALIWSFYLLGDLYGTLMVATFFVFLSDLMTPGMAKRTYGFVGLGGVLGGIFGSVVLRMWIDALSLSHWLWVCCATTAAIAAIARSTAVAEPVRSCSEDADAGSRVRGAAGEPVDAIEARAATETPAGSSLLEGGFMVARSPYLRAIVGIVALYEMVSTIMDFQFTSTLSHYLSGQAEIHKQLATVYTLTNSLSAFVQLFLTGYVLRRYGVAVALSVLCFSTLTGSSAFAAMPVLWVGSLLNTADNAFSYSIHQSAKESLYVATTRDEKYKAKAFIDIFGQRVAKAIAVVVSLGLTIHVTEFSSVRWLSLLSVGLSLALLMLARYAGRCFDGLAAGRDSVLGARACLGS
- a CDS encoding fatty acid desaturase encodes the protein MSSASAERAKVTAPGKTRSGKELIRASTAFASENRALSWWYLASTLAIFAGLLAVAAMAPFWPLRFAAGVVEGLVFVRLFILYHDFLHGAILKGSPLAKAVMYGYGAVSLNPPRVWRETHNYHHANTAKIVGSHVGSYAMVTPDLWRRMSKRERLLYRLQRHPLTMLFGYASIFIYGMCLSSLIRNPRRNWSSALALLVHVSLLFAVIAFAGIDVFFFAMFLPQFVASALGAYLFYAQHNFPGIHIQPREHWSYTRAALESSSYMKLGPIMNWFTGNIGYHHVHHLNPRIPFYRLPEAMAAIPELQTPRMTRLRLKDIRACFSLKLWDPAKQCMVGYPAD